The window GAGACGCTGCTGTCCGACAATGTTGAGGAGACGGTCGTTTTCGCGTTCCAGTTGTCTCAGCCGTTTGGCTTCGGCGACGCTGGCGTCGCCGTAACGCTTCTTCCAGGTGGAGAAGGACGCGGTACTGCATCCGAGGTCGCGGCAGAGCTCCTCCACGGTTTTTTCGCCCTTCTGAGCGTTCTGGAGGAGGGCAACGATCTGCTCTTCGGTAAAGGTTCCTGCGTTCAGAGGTCATCCTCGCTTTCCGGAGCGCACAAGGGAAGCCCTTGTGCTCCAACGGGAGAGATCCGAATGACGCTCACCAGCTTCGTCCAATATGAGGGGGGTACACCAAGGCCACTCCAGTGCACCCTCCCTTTCCACTCCCAATTCTTGTCCTACCTCTGAAACTGAGTGAGTGGGTGACGCCAGAGGATCTGCGAGGTGCCGTTGTCGTAGATGCGGTCGCCCAGCAGCAGTTCGGGCAGTGGCAGGTTCCAGATGCGGTTGTTGCTGAGGGTCAGCGGGCTTTGAAGAGCGAAGCCGGAGCCGACGCGTTCGGCAGGACTGGCCGACAGGCTGTTGAACCGCGGGACGAACACGCCCGACTCTGCCACGTACGCGAACACGATCCGGGTATCGATGCCGACCCAGATGCTGCTGCTCTGCGAGTGCTGCGTCCACGTGCGTACCGCCTGGATCTCCGAGGGGTGATACCCGAGCCAGCGGTTGCTGAGGACCGGGTCGAGGGTGCTCTTCAGGACACTGCTCGACAGCAGGACCGCGAACACCGCGAGCAGGGCCGCACCCCTCACGGCTGGCCCGCCCGGCACCGTGATGCGGCGCGAGACACGCACCACGAACAGCACGAACTGCGGCGCGGCCCACAGCACCACGTACGAGTACAGCCGCACCTGGAGGTTCGACCCGGCCGCGAGGCCGAGCAGGTCCACGCCGACCGCCGCGGCCAGCTGGACGAGGGACGCGGCGAAGAAGCCGGCCATCAACACGCGCGTCCAGTCGGGCGCGCCGGGGGCGCGGCGGAAGGCGCGGAACTCCAGCAGGGTGTTCAGGACGGCGGAGCCGAGCAGGACCCAGCGGAACGCCGTCACGAACTGGTAGAGGACGGGGTTGCTCCAGTCGCTCTGGATGGCGGTGTACGGGTTGAAGGTCGCGGACTTGAAGTTCAGCAGGTCCAGGAGTTTCTGCGACGCGGTCGTGAGGAGCGAGAAGTCGCTGCGGGCGGGCGGGTACACGTACAGCAGGTCGAGGGTCACGAGGCACCAGCCGCCGAGGACGACGGCGGCGGCCGTCAGGAAGAAGGTGCGCGTGAGGCGCAGGTGCAGCGGGACGTTCGCGATCAGCAGGATCAGCAGGGTGAGCGTCAGCGAGATGAGGAAAGTCGAGCCGAAGAACAGGTTGAGCGCATTCAGCGCGAAGAAGCACAGGGCCAGCGCGGCGCCCCACGTGACGCGGTGCGTGACGGGCGACGCGCCGGGAGGCGGGGTGAGGAGGCGCAGGAACAGCAGGGCGGCGAGCAGGGTGAGCGTCACCGTGAACTTCTCGTGGTTGCCGCGCAGGACCGTGAAGAGGAGTTCCGGGACGAGGAACAGCACGCTGGCCGCCACGAGCGCCTGGGTGCGGCTCGTGAGGTAGCGGGCGTACGTGACGTACCCGAACAGGGCGAGGAGCAGCGAGCCGAGGACCGGACTGTACAGTTGCAGGTAGTCCTTGAGGGTCAGGCCGGTCAGGCCGAGCAGGGTGGACGCGAGCGCCTGGTACGCGTACCCGTGCGTGTACGGGTTGGGGGGGTCGATGGTGGCGGCCTGCTGCATGTTGAAGATCATCTGGCGGAAAACGGCGGTGTCGTTCTCGGACCACAGGCCCAGGTACCGCAGGACGAAGTACGCGCCGGTCAGGAAGGCCAGCGTGCCGAGCGCGGAGAGGCGCTTCACGCGCGGCTCCACACGCGCCATCCGGCGACGCTCGCCAGGGCCAGCAGGACGCTGAGCAGGAGGACGGTGAGGCCCGGTCGGCGCGCACCCTGGAAGAGGGCGGCGGGGTCCGTGAGGCGCGCGTCGCCGGGTGGAAGGTCGGCCATGCCGAGCTGCAGGTCACGGGTTCCGGCGTGCAGCATCACCGCGGACTGTCCGGCGCGGGTGGGCGTCCACGCGATCCGGTACGTGCGTTCGGCGCTGCCGGGCACTTCGAGGGTCGGCCATTCGTGGACGGACGTACCGTTCACGCGGAGGGTCGCCGGGCCGCTCCAGACCTGCGAGCCGGTGTTGCGGAGGGTGACGTTCAGCCAGCCGGGGGTGTTGAGGGTGAGGCCGGATGCGGACGCCTCGCCCTCGAGTCGGGGCGGGGTCTGGGCGGTGACGGTCCAGCCGGCGGGCGTGACGGTCACGGTGTAGCGGCCCGGGTTCAGGGTGTCGAGTGCGGGAACCGTGAGCGCGCCGCTCGCGCGGCGGTCGTCACGGACGGTGAGGTCGAACTGTGCGCCGTCCGGGAGGGCGTGCAGTTCACCGACCTGCACGCCGAGGTACGTGCGGACCTGGCGGGCGGTGCTGGCGTTCGCCTGTCCCGTGAACCACGCCTGCAGGTCC of the Deinococcus aquiradiocola genome contains:
- a CDS encoding transposase, which encodes MNAGTFTEEQIVALLQNAQKGEKTVEELCRDLGCSTASFSTWKKRYGDASVAEAKRLRQLERENDRLLNIVGQQRLEIEGMREVLAKKR